From the genome of Acyrthosiphon pisum isolate AL4f unplaced genomic scaffold, pea_aphid_22Mar2018_4r6ur Scaffold_20960;HRSCAF=22641, whole genome shotgun sequence, one region includes:
- the LOC103311840 gene encoding zinc finger BED domain-containing protein 4-like yields MQMKSFLSITLHTIVEAHLESKTIGTVELFQSHTAEYIGKTLVETLSNWSVQKENVVAVVTDSGANFKKAIINEFTANKHIPCVAHTINLVVEKAIEKTQEINVQTKVKSGGVPAIMSKIREIVKFVKRSSKASDSLRKCQKLQGTIEGKYLKPILDVRTRWNSSFYMIERFSTLAIYLSQVLLEFNGTDIPEMVSVSELNCLKEMCALLQSFEQLTRELSTEKTVMSSKVIPLIVCTKNELIKQDPTITITIQLKIKLIEELDFRCGAYEQGPVLPICTILDPRFKDMHFRNPLINARVQENILKMMDNDYNETNPTVPEETMNPPSELNQYLHRNVIKLNEDPLVEWKNTEVIYPKLYNLAMKYLLIPATSVPSERLFSKAGETVSKTRNRLTGKNLSKLLFLQSTDKNQLAHIL; encoded by the exons ATGCAAATGAAAAGCTTCCTTAGTATTACATTACATACAATTGTAGAAGCTCATCTGGAATCaa agaCAATTGGCACTGTGGAATTATTCCAAAGTCACACAGCCGAATACATTGGGAAAACATTGGTGGAAACTTTGTCAAACTGGAGTGTGCAAAAAGAAAATGTTGTTGCAGTTGTGACAGATAGTggtgctaattttaaaaaagcaataataaatgaatttacTGCTAACAAACATATTCCTTGTGTGGCCCATACTATAAACCTAGTGGTAGAAAAAGCAATTGAAAAAACGCAGGAAATAAATGTCCAAACAAAAGTTAAAAGTGGAGGTGTCCCAGCAATTATGTCCAAAATACGAGAAATAGTAAAGTTTGTAAAAAGAAGTTCCAAGGCAAGTGATTCCTTaagaaaatgtcaaaaattacaag gtACGATTGAAGGTAAATACTTAAAACCAATTTTGGATGTTAGGACGAGATGGAACAGTTCATTTTATATGATTGAAAGGTTTTCAACATTGGCTATTTATTTATCTCAAGTGCTTCTTGAGTTTAATGGTACTGATATACCAGAGATGGTATCTGTCTCTGAGTTAAACTGTTTAAAAGAAATGTGTGCTTTATTACAATCTTTTGAACAGTTAACCAGAGAACTTTCGACAGAAAAAACAGTAATGTCCAGCAAAGTCATTCCATTAATAGTATgtacaaaaaatgaattaataaagcAAGACCCTACCATCACCATAACaatacaactaaaaataaaGCTGATCGAAGAACTGGATTTCAGGTGTGGAGCTTATGAGCAAGGTCCAGTACTTCCGATTTGTACGATATTAGACCCGCGTTTTAAGGATATGCATTTCAGGAATCCTTTAATAAATGCTAGAGTTCaagaaaacatattaaaaatgatgGATAACGATTATAATGAAACTAATCCCACAGTACCAGAGGAAACAATGAACCCTCCAA GCGAGTTAAATCAATACCTGCACAGAAATGTCATCAAATTAAATGAAGATCCTTTGGTTGAATGGAAAAACACAGAGGTAATATATCCTAAGCTGTACAACTTGGCAATGAAATATTTACTGATTCCGGCAACATCTGTACCATCCGAGCGTTTGTTCAGTAAAGCTGGAGAAACTGTCAGTAAAACCAGAAACCGATTGACGGGCAAAAATTTGTCAAAGCTTCTCTTCTTGCAGTCTACCGATAAAAATCAATTGgctcatattttgtaa
- the LOC103311841 gene encoding uncharacterized protein LOC103311841: protein MAPSIVKTNRPVKIPLDTQLLAVLWIIATPDCFRSVAARLNMNHGTLHKIYRNIVSAITHDANKYIQWPSSEKKDEIKDSFLAASSYPGIVGAIDGSYIQIKQPRGDKLTEVGSMHDARVFRRSPLSSSLQTLLSTDEHIVGDSAYPISPQMMVPYKDNGVLTSKQKSHNIKLKWIIVDHICASCVLHNVALEDDSDDEYNMEEDEINEVFEERDTDFERMKQE, encoded by the exons ATGGCACCATCTATTGTGAAAACTAATAGACCAGTAAAAATACCATTAGATACCCAATTATTAGCAGTGTTATGGATTATAGCTACCCCAGATTGCTTCAGAAGTGTTGCTGCTCGCTTAAATATGAACCATGGTACTCTCCAtaaaatttatagaaatatagttAGCGCAATAACTCATGATGCAAATAAGTACATTCAGTGGCCTTCAAGTGAAAAGAAAGATGAG attaaAGATTCGTTTTTGGCAGCCAGCAGTTACCCAGGAATAGTTGGTGCGATAGATGGTTCGTACATTCAAATTAAACAACCACGTGGAGATAAACTTACAG AAGTAGGAAGTATGCACGATGCCAGAGTCTTTCGGAGAAGCCCGCTGTCAAGTAGCTTACAGACACTTTTGAGTACAGATGAACACATTGTTGGTGATTCAGCTTATCCAATAAGCCCACAAATGATGGTCCCATATAAAGATAATGGAGTATTGACATCTAAACAAAAAAGTCATAACATTAAGCTAA AATGGATTATAGTTGATCACATCTGTGCAAGTTGCGTTTTACACAATGTGGCTCTGGAAGACGATTCtgatgatgaatataatatggaagAAGATGAAATAAATGAAGTATTTGAGGAAAGAGATACAGATTTTGAAAGAATGAAACAAGAATGA